One segment of Venenivibrio stagnispumantis DNA contains the following:
- a CDS encoding succinate dehydrogenase/fumarate reductase iron-sulfur subunit, producing the protein MEFFNLKVFRYDPTKDSQPYYKTYKLPVEKGMTLLAALFKAKEEQDPTISFRYNCRAAICGSCAVRVNGHAALACKVQITHLLEKYQTDTIVVEPVGNIKPLKDLIYDMDWVIDKMKRIKPWFIPKEPPPPDGKEYRQSEYEHNKIDFASDCILCNSCMSDCNALKANKDFLGPMVISKAYRFIADSRDGAKKERLEEVLKDYNLEWCVRCMECTTRCPKEVQPYENIIRTRIIAAEEGYKTPGEIHATIFEQDIVNRGLLNEMLLPMRQEGILGALKRAPFGIRMFFKGKVNIADFFGGHKIKRLDEVKTIYEVAQRKKKDVKIKIPQIFGLVYESKRKAKQQGGNQS; encoded by the coding sequence ATGGAATTTTTCAATTTAAAAGTTTTCAGGTATGACCCTACAAAAGACAGCCAGCCATATTACAAAACTTACAAATTACCGGTAGAAAAAGGTATGACACTTCTTGCAGCTTTATTTAAAGCAAAGGAAGAGCAAGACCCTACAATATCTTTCAGATACAACTGTAGGGCAGCAATCTGTGGCTCATGTGCAGTAAGGGTAAACGGACATGCAGCATTGGCTTGCAAAGTTCAAATTACACATCTTCTTGAAAAATATCAAACAGATACAATTGTTGTTGAACCGGTTGGAAATATCAAACCTCTTAAAGACCTTATATACGATATGGACTGGGTTATAGATAAAATGAAAAGAATTAAACCTTGGTTTATTCCAAAAGAACCACCACCACCAGATGGCAAAGAATACAGACAATCAGAATATGAGCATAATAAAATAGATTTTGCATCAGATTGTATATTATGTAATAGCTGTATGTCAGATTGTAATGCATTAAAAGCAAATAAAGATTTCCTTGGGCCTATGGTAATATCAAAAGCATATAGATTTATTGCAGATTCAAGAGATGGAGCTAAAAAAGAAAGACTTGAAGAAGTATTGAAAGATTATAATCTTGAATGGTGTGTAAGATGTATGGAATGCACCACAAGATGTCCTAAGGAAGTTCAACCTTATGAAAATATCATCAGAACAAGAATAATTGCAGCAGAAGAAGGTTATAAAACACCGGGAGAAATACACGCAACAATATTTGAACAGGATATAGTAAATAGAGGATTATTAAATGAGATGCTTTTACCAATGAGACAAGAAGGAATACTCGGAGCATTAAAAAGAGCACCATTTGGAATAAGAATGTTCTTTAAAGGAAAAGTTAATATAGCTGATTTCTTTGGAGGTCATAAAATAAAAAGATTAGATGAAGTAAAAACTATATATGAAGTAGCTCAAAGAAAGAAAAAAGATGTAAAAATAAAAATACCTCAAATATTTGGATTAGTTT
- a CDS encoding glutamate-5-semialdehyde dehydrogenase yields the protein MEAKIYAESLAKKAKSTVRKLSSLKTDIKNKVLLKTAELLIAYKDKIIEENKKDLADAEKKGYSKALLDRLALDDKRINQMVQVLKDVESLPDPVGEIISMWTRPNGLKVGQMRVPLGVILIIYEARPNVTIEAASLCIKSSNAVILKGGSETINSNRILVDIIKEASRECGFPEDAVMFVDSTDKEVVTELLKLDNLIDVVIPRGGENLIRAVAENSRIPVIKHYKGVCNLYIDDEADMEKALNIAYNAKVQRPSVCNAIENLVVHKDIAKEFLPKIGYYYKKAGVEMRCDEISYQILKDHPLTNDAKIIPAKEEDYYEEFLDLIIAIKVVNNIDEAIEFIEKYGSHHSDAIVTENYTKGMKFINEVDSAAVYINASTRFTDGNEFGLGAEMGISTDKIHARGPMGLKELTIPKFIVFGNGQLRENVGIPKEEEEINIDTEACKL from the coding sequence ATGGAAGCAAAGATTTATGCAGAAAGTTTGGCAAAAAAGGCAAAATCTACCGTTAGAAAATTAAGTTCATTAAAAACAGATATAAAAAATAAAGTTCTTTTAAAAACAGCAGAGCTACTTATAGCTTATAAAGATAAGATAATAGAAGAAAATAAAAAAGATTTGGCAGATGCAGAGAAAAAGGGTTATTCAAAAGCATTACTTGATAGATTAGCCCTTGATGATAAAAGAATAAATCAGATGGTGCAGGTATTAAAAGATGTAGAATCATTACCTGACCCTGTTGGAGAAATTATATCAATGTGGACAAGACCAAACGGTTTAAAAGTTGGACAGATGAGAGTTCCACTTGGAGTTATCCTTATAATATATGAAGCAAGACCAAATGTAACAATAGAGGCAGCTTCCTTATGCATTAAATCATCAAATGCAGTAATTTTAAAAGGTGGTAGCGAAACAATTAATTCTAACAGAATATTAGTTGATATTATAAAAGAAGCTTCAAGAGAATGCGGATTTCCGGAAGATGCAGTTATGTTTGTTGATTCTACAGATAAAGAAGTAGTTACGGAGCTTTTAAAATTGGATAATCTTATAGATGTTGTTATACCAAGAGGTGGAGAAAATTTAATAAGAGCAGTAGCAGAAAATTCAAGAATACCGGTTATAAAACATTATAAAGGTGTATGTAATCTTTATATTGATGATGAAGCAGATATGGAAAAAGCATTAAATATTGCATATAATGCAAAAGTTCAAAGACCTTCTGTTTGCAATGCTATAGAAAATCTTGTAGTTCATAAAGATATTGCTAAGGAATTTTTACCGAAAATAGGATACTATTATAAAAAAGCCGGTGTAGAAATGAGATGCGATGAAATAAGCTATCAGATATTAAAAGACCATCCATTAACAAATGATGCAAAAATTATACCGGCAAAAGAAGAAGATTATTATGAAGAGTTTTTAGATTTAATCATTGCAATAAAAGTTGTAAATAATATAGATGAAGCCATAGAGTTTATAGAAAAGTATGGTTCTCACCATTCAGATGCAATAGTTACCGAAAACTATACAAAAGGTATGAAATTTATAAATGAAGTAGACAGTGCAGCAGTTTATATAAATGCTTCAACAAGATTTACAGATGGAAATGAGTTTGGTCTCGGTGCAGAAATGGGAATATCAACAGATAAAATCCATGCAAGAGGCCCAATGGGATTAAAAGAGCTAACCATTCCTAAATTTATAGTATTTGGAAATGGACAACTAAGAGAAAATGTAGGAATACCAAAAGAAGAAGAAGAGATAAATATAGATACCGAGGCTTGTAAATTATGA
- the panB gene encoding 3-methyl-2-oxobutanoate hydroxymethyltransferase, giving the protein MKSILEFYKAKKENRKISVISTYDYWSAKLCEEAGIDAILVGDSLGMVIQGKDTTIPVTLDEMIYHTKAVRRGAPNTFIIVDMPFLSYHISVEDTIKNAGKIIKETGANAVKLEGGEAIADIVYKLTSLGIPVMGHLGLTPQFINILGGYKVQGKTEESAEKIKKEAKILEEAGVFSIVLEAVPSKLAKEITDMLSIPTIGIGAGKDTDGQVLVFHDLIGIFEKTPKFVKRYLEAGNLIKNALKQFDKEVKEKHFPSGEHSYL; this is encoded by the coding sequence ATGAAATCTATCTTAGAGTTTTATAAAGCAAAGAAAGAAAATAGGAAAATATCCGTAATATCTACTTATGATTATTGGTCAGCAAAATTATGTGAAGAAGCCGGAATAGATGCAATCTTAGTTGGTGATTCTCTTGGTATGGTTATTCAGGGTAAAGATACAACCATTCCGGTAACCTTAGATGAAATGATTTATCATACCAAGGCAGTAAGAAGGGGAGCACCAAACACATTCATAATAGTAGATATGCCATTTTTAAGTTATCATATCTCTGTAGAAGATACCATAAAAAATGCAGGAAAAATAATTAAAGAAACCGGAGCAAATGCAGTTAAACTTGAAGGCGGGGAAGCTATTGCAGATATTGTTTATAAACTGACATCTCTTGGTATTCCGGTTATGGGACATCTTGGACTTACACCACAATTTATAAACATACTTGGTGGATATAAAGTTCAGGGAAAAACAGAAGAATCTGCAGAAAAGATAAAAAAAGAAGCAAAGATATTAGAAGAAGCCGGAGTTTTCTCTATTGTTTTAGAAGCAGTTCCTTCAAAATTAGCAAAAGAAATAACAGATATGTTATCAATACCAACCATAGGAATAGGAGCCGGAAAAGATACAGACGGACAGGTTCTTGTTTTTCATGATTTAATAGGCATCTTTGAAAAAACACCTAAATTTGTAAAAAGATACTTAGAAGCCGGAAATTTAATAAAAAATGCTTTAAAACAGTTTGATAAAGAAGTAAAAGAAAAGCACTTTCCATCAGGAGAACATAGTTATCTATGA
- a CDS encoding L-threonylcarbamoyladenylate synthase, which translates to MKISNILEDATDILKKGGIAVIKTDTLYGIIADATNKEAVERIYQIKKREKDKPFIILIPDISFIKQFGINISEKEKEILNEKGITVKIDLPKEKLKDLKYLHRGKNSLAFRIPDKEDLIEFLYKLEKPVVAPSANISGEEPATTIEEAIKSLGENIDIYIDQGKSNTLPSTIVKVKQNGKIEILRQGNKEIKLNENKRKL; encoded by the coding sequence ATGAAAATATCCAATATATTAGAAGATGCAACAGATATACTAAAAAAAGGTGGCATTGCAGTAATAAAAACAGACACATTATACGGCATTATAGCAGATGCAACAAATAAAGAAGCCGTAGAAAGAATATATCAAATTAAAAAAAGAGAGAAAGATAAGCCTTTTATAATACTTATTCCAGATATTTCTTTTATAAAACAATTTGGAATAAATATATCGGAAAAAGAAAAAGAGATATTAAATGAAAAAGGAATAACGGTAAAAATTGATTTACCAAAAGAAAAGTTAAAAGACCTAAAATATCTTCATAGAGGTAAAAATTCTTTAGCTTTTAGAATACCGGATAAAGAAGATTTGATAGAGTTTTTATATAAACTGGAAAAACCAGTAGTTGCACCAAGTGCCAATATATCAGGAGAAGAGCCGGCAACAACCATAGAAGAAGCAATAAAAAGCCTCGGAGAGAATATAGATATTTATATAGACCAAGGAAAATCTAATACATTGCCATCAACTATTGTAAAAGTAAAACAAAATGGTAAAATAGAAATATTAAGACAAGGAAATAAAGAGATTAAATTAAATGAAAATAAAAGAAAGCTATGA